The proteins below come from a single Pseudarthrobacter sp. SSS035 genomic window:
- a CDS encoding NAD(P)/FAD-dependent oxidoreductase, with the protein MSSQEVEVLVVGAGQAGVAMSEHLSERGIAHVVLERDRIAERWRSMRWDSLVANGPVWHDRFPGLEFTEHEPGTFASKEQVADYFVAYAEKIGAPVRCGVEVKSVRRNVGEPGFDVKTSDGDFNARYVVAATGPFQKPVIPAVVPDAAGILQIHSSSYRNPGQLPEGAVLVVGAGSSGVQVAAEIQRSGRQVYLSVGPHDRPPRSYRGRDFCWWLGVLGMWDASTPPLGAEHVTIAVSGADGGHTVDFRALAEDGITLVGRTEAFDNGTMRFAQDLRENIANGDAHYLRLLDEADAYIEHNGLDLPEEPEARTLRPDPESLTNPLRELDLAGAGVTSIVWATGFVQDFSWLQVDAFDENGRPQHQRGASSEPGVYFLGLPWQSRRGSSFIWGVWHDAKYVADQISIQRSYLAHNEQAALVPSGAV; encoded by the coding sequence ATGTCAAGCCAAGAGGTTGAGGTCCTCGTCGTAGGAGCCGGTCAGGCCGGCGTTGCGATGAGCGAGCACCTAAGCGAACGCGGCATCGCGCACGTCGTACTCGAACGCGACCGCATCGCCGAGCGTTGGCGCTCAATGCGGTGGGACTCTCTTGTTGCGAACGGGCCGGTCTGGCATGACCGCTTCCCGGGCCTGGAGTTCACCGAGCACGAGCCCGGTACTTTCGCCTCCAAGGAACAGGTCGCGGACTACTTCGTGGCCTATGCGGAGAAAATCGGCGCGCCGGTCCGCTGCGGTGTCGAGGTGAAGTCCGTGCGCCGAAACGTCGGCGAACCCGGCTTTGACGTGAAGACCTCGGACGGGGACTTCAACGCACGCTACGTCGTGGCCGCCACGGGCCCGTTCCAGAAGCCGGTCATCCCGGCCGTCGTTCCCGATGCCGCCGGTATCCTCCAGATCCACTCCAGTTCGTACCGCAACCCCGGCCAACTGCCCGAGGGCGCCGTCCTCGTTGTCGGCGCCGGATCTTCCGGAGTGCAGGTCGCAGCCGAAATCCAGCGGTCGGGTCGTCAGGTCTACCTCTCCGTGGGACCGCATGACCGCCCCCCGCGCAGTTACCGTGGACGGGACTTTTGCTGGTGGCTTGGAGTGCTCGGCATGTGGGACGCTTCGACGCCTCCTCTGGGCGCGGAGCACGTAACAATCGCGGTGAGCGGAGCGGACGGCGGCCACACCGTCGACTTTCGCGCCCTCGCCGAGGACGGCATTACGCTCGTCGGCCGGACCGAAGCATTCGACAACGGCACCATGCGCTTTGCCCAGGATCTCCGCGAAAACATTGCGAACGGCGACGCTCACTATCTGCGGCTGCTCGACGAAGCCGATGCCTACATTGAGCACAACGGCCTCGATCTCCCCGAGGAACCAGAGGCCCGCACCCTACGTCCCGACCCCGAAAGTCTCACCAACCCCCTCCGCGAACTCGACCTCGCCGGAGCCGGAGTCACCTCGATCGTCTGGGCAACCGGCTTCGTCCAGGATTTCAGCTGGCTGCAGGTCGACGCCTTCGACGAGAACGGCAGGCCGCAGCATCAACGTGGAGCTTCTTCCGAGCCCGGCGTCTACTTCCTCGGACTTCCCTGGCAATCACGCCGCGGATCAAGCTTCATCTGGGGAGTCTGGCACGACGCCAAGTATGTCGCCGACCAGATTTCAATCCAGCGGAGCTACCTCGCCCACAACGAGCAGGCCGCGCTTGTGCCCAGCGGCGCAGTCTGA